A section of the Pimelobacter simplex genome encodes:
- a CDS encoding MBL fold metallo-hydrolase produces the protein MRIHHLNCATMRPALGPAMVAHVLLLERPDGLALVDTGFGTDDLAQRRRLGLPFLTTVRPVLDPAETALAQVKARGFAAADVTDIVLTHLDLDHAGGIGDFPQARVHVHAREHAAAMAPSAREKARYVSGQWAHGPRWTPHTEGSDAWFGFPSVTALDDDVLIIPLPGHTRGHAGVAVRRDDGTWLLHAGDAFFHGGQLDVPPRCPASLTAFQRLMAVDNRRRLDNLARLQELAQSRSGEVTIVCAHDQAQYDALRTGISPGTP, from the coding sequence GTGCGGATCCACCACCTCAACTGCGCGACCATGCGCCCGGCCCTCGGGCCGGCGATGGTCGCCCACGTGCTGCTCCTGGAGCGTCCGGACGGTCTCGCCCTGGTCGACACCGGCTTCGGCACCGACGACCTGGCCCAGCGCCGGCGGCTCGGCCTGCCCTTCCTGACCACCGTCCGGCCCGTCCTCGACCCGGCCGAGACCGCGCTGGCGCAGGTCAAGGCGCGCGGCTTCGCGGCGGCCGACGTCACCGACATCGTGCTCACCCACCTCGACCTCGACCACGCCGGCGGGATCGGCGACTTCCCGCAGGCGCGGGTGCACGTGCACGCGCGCGAGCACGCCGCCGCGATGGCGCCGAGCGCCCGCGAGAAGGCCCGCTACGTCTCCGGCCAGTGGGCGCACGGTCCGCGCTGGACGCCGCACACCGAGGGCAGCGACGCGTGGTTCGGCTTCCCGTCGGTCACCGCACTCGACGATGACGTCCTGATCATCCCGCTGCCCGGGCACACCCGCGGGCACGCCGGGGTCGCCGTACGACGCGACGACGGGACCTGGCTGCTCCACGCCGGCGACGCCTTCTTCCACGGCGGTCAGCTCGACGTACCGCCGCGCTGCCCGGCGTCGCTCACCGCCTTCCAGCGGCTGATGGCGGTCGACAACCGGCGCCGGCTCGACAACCTCGCCCGGCTCCAGGAGCTCGCCCAGAGTCGCTCCGGCGAGGTCACCATCGTCTGCGCCCACGACCAGGCTCAGTACGACGCCCTGCGCACGGGGATCAGTCCGGGCACACCGTGA
- a CDS encoding sterol desaturase family protein, with protein MSPREVEAFAEQQVASDARRTNLTMGQVLREFWRHPSPYLLTAALGAAITGRVLAGPGSWWELAIPVGLVAILPVVEWVVHVGILHWRPRRVAGVRIDPLLARKHRAHHADPRALPLVFIPWQVQLYLAPTWAAVAWLVTPTTSSMFTLLVAVYAIKSGYEWTHYLLHSDYRPRSERYRKIWRNHRLHHYKSEHYWFTVTSAGTADRLFGTAPDPSTVPTSPTARNLHGSV; from the coding sequence GTGAGCCCGCGCGAGGTCGAGGCCTTCGCCGAGCAGCAGGTCGCCAGCGACGCCCGTCGTACGAACCTCACGATGGGTCAGGTGCTGCGCGAGTTCTGGCGGCACCCGAGTCCCTACCTGCTCACCGCGGCCCTCGGCGCCGCGATCACCGGACGGGTCCTCGCTGGCCCGGGGAGCTGGTGGGAGCTGGCGATCCCGGTCGGCCTGGTCGCGATCCTGCCGGTCGTGGAGTGGGTGGTCCACGTGGGCATCCTGCACTGGCGTCCCCGCCGGGTCGCCGGGGTGCGCATCGACCCCCTCCTCGCCCGCAAGCACCGCGCCCACCACGCCGACCCGCGCGCCCTCCCGCTCGTCTTCATCCCCTGGCAGGTCCAGCTCTACCTGGCGCCGACCTGGGCCGCCGTCGCCTGGTTGGTCACGCCGACGACGAGCTCGATGTTCACGCTGCTGGTGGCGGTCTACGCGATCAAGTCCGGCTACGAGTGGACGCACTACCTGCTCCACAGCGACTACCGGCCGCGCTCGGAGCGCTACCGCAAGATCTGGCGCAACCACCGGCTGCACCACTACAAGAGCGAGCACTACTGGTTCACCGTCACCTCCGCCGGTACGGCGGACCGGCTGTTCGGCACTGCCCCCGACCCGAGCACCGTGCCGACCTCGCCGACCGCCCGCAACCTGCACGGATCCGTGTGA